The nucleotide sequence CCTGTGATTAAAAATGCAATACAAATATATTTAACTGAATCAATTTTAAATCGCATTGTTGCATCTTTGTTTGCTCCTGTTGCTATTAAGCGTAGCCCCATTGATGTTTTATTTAATATGAAATATAAAACAAATATTACTGTCGAAACAATAATTAGCGGCCCAATTGGGAAGTTACTACCCTCAATACCAGGCATCCAGGATTGTGGAGGAAACAAATCAGTACCTCCAGTGGATGCGATACCTGCTCTTTTCCATGGCCCAATTACCAAATAAACAATTAATCCTGCAGCAACAAAATCTAGGCCAAGTCCCCCAAAAATTTCATGTACATTAGCTTTAGTTTTTAATAAACCGCATACTAATCCTAGGAAAGCTCCAAATGATGCACCAGCTAATAATTGAAAAAGAGGGGCAAAATCATTTTCTCCAATGGTTGTTCTGGCAATGAAAGTTGCTCCTATGGCTCCAAATAGTACTTGGCCTTCAATACCAATATTCCATAGACCAGTACTAAAAGTTATAATAAGAGCAAGTCCTGCTAAGCACATAATAGAAGTAATTAAGAGCGTTCTAGAAAATTTATCAAAGTTACCGAATGCGCCTTCAAAGATAGTTAGATATATTTCAATGGGTGAAGATTGCAATAATAGCAACACTACCGAAACTACTGTTATAGCAAGGATTATACTGGTTATGTTTTGTACTATTGATCTAATCATTATCTACCTGATATTTTTTGCATTGTCAGTTCTCTTGGAAGTTCTTTTTGAGTTCCATGAGCAACAATATCATCGTTATAAAAACAGATAATATAATTTGCGTAGCTGTAAATTTCATCAAGATCCACCGAAGAAAAAATTGTGATTACTTTTTCTTCTCTGGACTCTATTAAATTTGACCAAATATATCTTGCTGATTGAATATCTAATCCTCTAGTAGGTTGTTCTAACAGTAAAACTTGGGTTTCTTTGGGTATTAGTGAAAGCATTAGTCTTTGTTGATTACCTCCAGAAAGGTTTTGAGCTAAAGAGTTAGGTGTTCCTCTGATACCGTATTCTTCTATAAGATTTTCAGATATTTTTCTGATATTTGGCCAATTTATTACCCCATTAGTATCATGTATAAGAGCTACATGTTGCATAATATTCATATCCGAGAACAATCCTTTTTCAAGTCTGTCAGCAGGCACATAGGTGATAGCATTTTGATTAATGTGTGAATTGGTTTCTGTAAGAATTTTAGTAGAATAATTTGTTTTTGTAATAAAACTTTGGATAAATGAATCTGCGCCAGAGCCTTGTAATCCAGCTATACCTACGATTAAATTTTGATTTAATTGTAAATTTTCCGTAGTTTTTAATTGATTGTTTTTAGTTACTTCTATTGTTATATTTTGCGAATTTTCGGAATACAAGTTAAATGAATTTTGTATGTATGATTGCTCGCCAAACATAAGATTAACTAACTCATTAGGGTCGATTGGTAATGATACTGTTTGGGTTGCCTTTCCATTCTGCATAATCGTTGCTTTAGAGCATATTTCTAATATTTCTTCAATTTTATGAGAAACCAAAATTATACTATATCCATCATTTGCTAAAGTACGAAGAGTATTAAAAACTTTTTCTTTTTGTTCGAGAGAAAAACCACTAGTAGGCTCATCTAAGATAATTATTTTTGTTCCTTTTTCAAGAAGACGAATCAATTCTAACTGTTGTCTTTCACCAATGGATAAGTCTTTGATCAGTGAATTGGGTTTGATATCCCAATTGAATTGTTTTGAATATAATTCAATTGTTTGTTCTATCTTGGGTTTTGATAGAAATATTTGATTATTATGGGAGCCAGCTATAAAACTTTCTAACACGGTGAAATTTGAAAAATCTAATGGATCTTGACCTAAGATACCAATTCCTTGTTCAGTTGCATGGAGAGTGGATCCAAGAGCAATAGGGTTGTCATTGATAGATATAGTTCCATTATCTGGTAATAATTGCCCAGATAATATTTTGATAAGAGTAGATTTTCCAGCACCATTTTCACCAATGATCGCATGTATAGTACCTGAATCTATAGTAAAACTAATATCATCATTAGCCTTAATTTCGCCAAATTGTTTGCTAATATTTTGAAATTCTATTTTCATGATGGTTAAAGAGAAAAGGCGATTTCAATTTTTTGACAATCGCCTTTTCTATATATAAATATCTTAACTATTTCTTTTAAGCACTATCTCCAGTCATTCCTTCTAACAACTGTGGTGTATACCAAATATCTTTTAAGGTTGGATATGAACCAGCTGCAACAAAATTAGTACCATCTTGGTAATTGATAGGACCTTTATATAAGGTAGTAAGATCTTTATCAAATGATTCAATTATGCTCTCAAGTTTACCTTTTGATGTATCCGATAAGGCATCCCCGAAAATAAATCCAATCGATGAACTATCTTTGTCGTTAAAATCATCCAAGTTTGGTCCCACCCAATTGAATTCGGCTTCAAAGTGGTCGTGGGAAACGTCCTCAGCGACTTCTAAATAGGCGGGTCCCCAGTTAAAGTAAGGTACACCTAAACAGACCTTTGGAGCGAGTTCGCAAGCACCTTCGTAGTCATAACCAACCACCAGTACATCTTCTCCTGCGGCTGCTCTCTTGTCAGTTTCTATTAAAGCTTCTGGTGTATCAATATGTGAAATAACAACATCAACACCTGAATCATAAAAATCATTCACGACTACAGTAGGATCTAAAGTAACGCCAGGTATATGGAACCAAAATCCAATCCATTTTACTTGGAAGTTCAAATCCCCAGCTGCAACATTTTTTGATGCCCAGCAATCTTTTGCTCCAAGGTATGCTGCATTTGTTAATCTTCTTGTTTCGTCATTGATCAACGGGCCGAGGAATCCAATATTACCACTTTTTGATTCTAATGCTGCTGCACATCCTGCTAGATATTTACCATATTCCATTTGCGGCATAATGTTACCGAGGTTTTTTAGATTTGGTTTATATGCTTTTCCATCTGCCCAAGCACTATCACCAGACGACCAGATCATTGTTACATCAGGGTGTGCTTCAGCTGCAGCAAGTATTCCATCTTTCATATCGTCTGATGTGGCAAAAATTAATTCTGCTCCTTGATCAATCATATCTGCAGCAACTTGTTCAACAGTGGTGTTAGGAGAATCAGCTGGATTGATGAAGTCAGCGACAATCATCTCTGCTCCTAATTTTTCTTCAATGTAAGCTCCACCTTCAAAGTGAGCTTGGGACCATCCTTTGTCATCTCTAGGTCCTACGAGAATCATTCCGAACTTTTCAATATCATGGTGTCCGGCATGTTCATCCTTGGAATGTTC is from SAR202 cluster bacterium and encodes:
- a CDS encoding ABC transporter permease, with the protein product MIRSIVQNITSIILAITVVSVVLLLLQSSPIEIYLTIFEGAFGNFDKFSRTLLITSIMCLAGLALIITFSTGLWNIGIEGQVLFGAIGATFIARTTIGENDFAPLFQLLAGASFGAFLGLVCGLLKTKANVHEIFGGLGLDFVAAGLIVYLVIGPWKRAGIASTGGTDLFPPQSWMPGIEGSNFPIGPLIIVSTVIFVLYFILNKTSMGLRLIATGANKDATMRFKIDSVKYICIAFLITGAIAGLAGSIQAMSIYHKLVPNISGGYGFLGILIALIAGRNLFTVILVSTVFGSIMVGGIQLQLRLGLDSSFPYIIESVFVLSWLIIKASKIDMLLVNRFNNKVAK
- a CDS encoding ATP-binding cassette domain-containing protein; its protein translation is MKIEFQNISKQFGEIKANDDISFTIDSGTIHAIIGENGAGKSTLIKILSGQLLPDNGTISINDNPIALGSTLHATEQGIGILGQDPLDFSNFTVLESFIAGSHNNQIFLSKPKIEQTIELYSKQFNWDIKPNSLIKDLSIGERQQLELIRLLEKGTKIIILDEPTSGFSLEQKEKVFNTLRTLANDGYSIILVSHKIEEILEICSKATIMQNGKATQTVSLPIDPNELVNLMFGEQSYIQNSFNLYSENSQNITIEVTKNNQLKTTENLQLNQNLIVGIAGLQGSGADSFIQSFITKTNYSTKILTETNSHINQNAITYVPADRLEKGLFSDMNIMQHVALIHDTNGVINWPNIRKISENLIEEYGIRGTPNSLAQNLSGGNQQRLMLSLIPKETQVLLLEQPTRGLDIQSARYIWSNLIESREEKVITIFSSVDLDEIYSYANYIICFYNDDIVAHGTQKELPRELTMQKISGR
- a CDS encoding BMP family ABC transporter substrate-binding protein codes for the protein EHSKDEHAGHHDIEKFGMILVGPRDDKGWSQAHFEGGAYIEEKLGAEMIVADFINPADSPNTTVEQVAADMIDQGAELIFATSDDMKDGILAAAEAHPDVTMIWSSGDSAWADGKAYKPNLKNLGNIMPQMEYGKYLAGCAAALESKSGNIGFLGPLINDETRRLTNAAYLGAKDCWASKNVAAGDLNFQVKWIGFWFHIPGVTLDPTVVVNDFYDSGVDVVISHIDTPEALIETDKRAAAGEDVLVVGYDYEGACELAPKVCLGVPYFNWGPAYLEVAEDVSHDHFEAEFNWVGPNLDDFNDKDSSSIGFIFGDALSDTSKGKLESIIESFDKDLTTLYKGPINYQDGTNFVAAGSYPTLKDIWYTPQLLEGMTGDSA